Proteins from a genomic interval of Helicobacter pylori Shi112:
- a CDS encoding 2-oxoacid:ferredoxin oxidoreductase subunit alpha, whose protein sequence is MARSIELQEIEVWDGNTASSNALRQAQIDVIAAYPITPSTPIVQNYGSFKDNGYIDGEFVLVESEHAAMSACVGAAAAGGRVSTATSSQGLALMVEVLYQASGMRLPIVLNLVNRALAAPLNIHGDHSDMYLSRDSGWISLCTCNPQEAYDFTLMAFRIAEHQKVRVPTIVNQDGFLCSHTVQNVRPLSDAVAYQFVGEYQTKHSLLDFDKPVSYGAQAEEEWHYEHKAQLHHAIMSASSVIEEVFNDFAKLTGRQYHLTRTFQLEDAEIAIFALGTTYESAIVAAKEMRKKGIKAGVATIHSLRPFPYERLGQDLKNLKALAILDKSSPAGAMGAMFNEVTSAVYQTQGTKHPVVSNYIYGLGERDMTIVHLCEIFEEINEDALKGTLTHPTQQFVGLRGPKMSFF, encoded by the coding sequence ATGGCAAGAAGTATTGAATTACAAGAGATAGAGGTGTGGGATGGCAATACCGCTAGCTCTAACGCTTTAAGACAGGCTCAAATTGATGTCATCGCAGCCTATCCTATCACCCCATCAACGCCCATTGTGCAAAATTACGGCTCGTTTAAGGATAATGGCTATATTGATGGCGAATTTGTTTTAGTGGAATCTGAGCATGCCGCCATGAGCGCATGCGTGGGAGCTGCAGCAGCTGGTGGAAGAGTCAGCACTGCGACTAGCTCTCAAGGTTTGGCGTTAATGGTAGAGGTTTTATACCAGGCTTCTGGCATGCGTTTGCCTATCGTTTTGAATTTAGTCAATCGCGCTTTAGCAGCCCCTTTGAATATCCATGGCGATCATTCTGATATGTATTTGAGTAGGGATTCTGGCTGGATAAGTTTATGCACATGCAACCCCCAAGAAGCTTATGATTTCACTTTAATGGCGTTTAGAATCGCAGAGCATCAAAAGGTGCGCGTGCCCACTATTGTCAATCAAGATGGCTTTTTATGCTCGCACACCGTGCAAAATGTCCGCCCCTTGAGCGATGCAGTGGCTTACCAATTCGTAGGCGAATACCAAACCAAGCATTCCCTTTTGGATTTTGATAAGCCGGTAAGCTATGGCGCACAAGCTGAAGAAGAATGGCATTATGAACATAAAGCCCAACTCCACCATGCGATCATGAGCGCGTCTTCTGTGATTGAAGAAGTGTTCAATGATTTCGCTAAACTCACCGGCAGACAATACCATTTGACTAGAACTTTCCAGCTAGAAGACGCTGAAATCGCTATCTTTGCGTTAGGCACTACTTATGAATCAGCGATCGTAGCGGCTAAAGAAATGCGTAAAAAAGGCATTAAGGCCGGCGTGGCGACCATCCATTCCTTACGCCCCTTCCCTTATGAAAGATTAGGGCAGGATTTGAAAAACCTTAAAGCTTTAGCGATTTTAGACAAGAGCTCTCCAGCGGGTGCTATGGGAGCGATGTTTAATGAAGTAACGAGCGCGGTGTATCAAACGCAAGGGACTAAACACCCCGTGGTGTCTAACTATATCTATGGTTTAGGCGAAAGGGATATGACAATCGTGCATTTATGCGAAATTTTTGAAGAAATCAACGAAGACGCTCTTAAAGGCACGCTCACGCACCCTACCCAACAATTCGTAGGTTTGCGTGGCCCTAAAATGAGCTTTTTTTAA
- a CDS encoding thiamine pyrophosphate-dependent enzyme, whose amino-acid sequence MVKEVKTLKGFSQSAEKFQGSHLLCPGCGHGIIVREVLNAVDGPIVLGNSTGCLEVCSAVYPHTSWDVPWIHIGFENGSTAISGVEAMYKALVNKGRYQGQKPKFVAFGGDGASYDIGLQFISGCMERGHDMTYICLDNENYANTGGQRSGSTPLGASTSTTPSGSVSFGKKEKKKDIVNIMASHGVPYVAQLSPNKWKDMNKKIKTALDTEGPCFINALSPCTTEWKFESNKTIELADMAVDSLMFPLFEIFNGRELKITYRPRNIIPVRDYLGAQKRFKHLFKKENEHIIEELQKDVNERWEYLQRREEAKV is encoded by the coding sequence ATGGTAAAAGAAGTCAAAACACTCAAAGGTTTTAGCCAAAGCGCTGAAAAATTCCAAGGCTCGCACTTGCTTTGTCCGGGTTGCGGGCATGGCATTATTGTGCGCGAAGTTTTAAACGCTGTAGATGGGCCTATTGTTTTAGGCAATTCTACCGGTTGTTTAGAGGTATGCTCGGCGGTGTATCCGCACACTTCATGGGATGTGCCTTGGATTCATATTGGTTTTGAAAATGGCTCTACGGCGATTTCAGGGGTGGAAGCGATGTATAAAGCGCTAGTGAATAAGGGCCGCTATCAAGGTCAAAAACCAAAATTTGTGGCGTTTGGGGGCGATGGGGCCAGTTATGATATTGGTTTGCAATTCATCAGCGGTTGCATGGAAAGAGGGCATGACATGACTTACATTTGCCTAGATAATGAAAACTACGCCAATACCGGCGGTCAAAGAAGCGGCTCTACGCCATTAGGGGCTAGCACTTCTACCACGCCATCAGGATCGGTTAGCTTTGGTAAAAAAGAAAAGAAAAAAGACATCGTCAATATCATGGCAAGCCATGGAGTCCCTTATGTGGCGCAGCTCTCGCCTAACAAATGGAAAGACATGAACAAAAAGATTAAAACCGCGCTAGACACTGAAGGGCCTTGCTTCATCAACGCTCTTAGCCCATGCACGACTGAATGGAAATTTGAATCCAATAAAACCATTGAATTAGCGGATATGGCTGTGGATAGCTTGATGTTCCCCCTATTTGAAATCTTTAATGGCAGGGAATTGAAAATCACTTACCGCCCAAGAAATATCATTCCTGTAAGGGATTATTTAGGGGCTCAAAAGCGCTTCAAACACCTTTTCAAAAAAGAAAACGAACACATTATTGAAGAATTGCAAAAAGATGTGAATGAGCGTTGGGAATACTTGCAACGCAGAGAAGAGGCTAAAGTATAA
- a CDS encoding outer membrane protein, which produces MKRALCLILGLFCALNAKGFKDVLTKGDYTFFNKKVVSPIKRYADRSAFYLGLGYQLGSIQRNSSNLNLFQNFTRTQIIFSDGLSPVFKNSYVSNGLGVQVGYKWVGKHEETKWFGFRWGLFYDLSVSLYGLKESQSVIISTYGTYMDLLFNAYNGDKFFAGFNLGIAFAGVYDKLSDALLYQTLLQDTFGGKVDPNGFQFLVDLGVRLGNERNQFGFGIKIPTYYFNHYYSMNNISNNSGDVLKVLRFLEYGINSVLYRVDFRRNYSVYFNYTYSF; this is translated from the coding sequence TTGAAACGAGCGTTATGTTTGATTTTAGGGCTTTTTTGCGCACTTAATGCAAAGGGTTTTAAAGATGTTTTGACTAAAGGGGATTACACTTTTTTTAATAAAAAGGTGGTTTCGCCCATCAAACGCTATGCGGATAGATCGGCGTTTTATCTGGGGCTTGGGTATCAATTAGGGAGCATTCAGCGCAACTCTAGCAACTTGAATCTATTCCAAAACTTCACCAGAACCCAAATTATTTTCAGCGATGGCTTAAGCCCTGTTTTTAAAAATTCGTATGTGTCTAATGGTCTTGGCGTGCAAGTGGGCTATAAATGGGTGGGCAAGCATGAAGAAACGAAGTGGTTTGGCTTTAGGTGGGGGCTATTTTATGATTTGAGCGTCTCTCTTTATGGTCTAAAAGAATCGCAGTCTGTTATCATTTCCACTTATGGCACTTATATGGATTTATTATTTAACGCTTATAATGGGGATAAGTTTTTTGCCGGGTTCAATCTGGGGATTGCTTTTGCCGGGGTGTATGATAAATTAAGCGATGCATTATTGTATCAAACGCTTCTTCAAGACACTTTTGGCGGGAAAGTGGATCCAAATGGCTTCCAGTTTTTGGTGGATTTAGGGGTTCGTTTAGGGAATGAACGCAACCAATTTGGCTTTGGGATTAAAATCCCTACTTATTATTTTAACCACTATTATTCCATGAATAACATTAGCAATAATAGTGGAGATGTCCTAAAGGTTTTACGATTTTTGGAATACGGGATCAACAGCGTGTTGTATCGGGTTGATTTCAGGCGCAATTACTCGGTTTATTTCAACTACACTTATAGTTTTTAA
- a CDS encoding PBECR2 nuclease fold domain-containing protein, with protein MKLPKALNEATAGAALKYHIKRALERSHTISDFSKQLELSAKNSQFTNNTLKIIEELNNGVKQASDELKEATKPSNLVKSIREQDARPFEVIKDKEAFFKDLNQNLNDNATALPKGMSVEEFKQTLESVENKERFLEHLQTRENSDERLKALNLVEPTLREPHIEIFTKDKNNATDKKEYIKAFKDENQARLYMLITQDNDTILRTFIPDTPERYVRNHVRNADIIHSFIQPNRTANSDDLEAVVVYGENTTKKPLTSQEDLLKTQENAPKNTQDLSPLELAKAEKLAKLESDRIESEKEFLKAKEQEQARKAALKKKLEHERGNAGNIESQTKIEVGEDIPAHTQAQIPKSRVRLNEREIYDLDYAIVKAKDLKPSFTTGGTQKRTDMNEEQIKSISENFDPKKIFGSGGFEDLPIILHDGQVIAGNHRIQGMLNFTPKSRFSYEKAIKEYYHIDLKPDELLVRLPSKRLNNTEINNLAASSNQGRFNSESDHAIAVLSHYESKLKELESQLNADSVYSLKNIVAKNLNFDKATHPNVTDSNLSLLMYNMPRTKTQGIELLNRWQKEFSNDIKSYEKIKKMFVDNAGSFHNLIHDMNFPNVSLNAYLSDIMDRSFANLKNYQSTSESLKDLSEKFYKTNSLEMFEKSDQGISDISEILGGAIARFARFDDPSKALFEALRSDNIKKGLKEFKIADVAKDMFDPNSKEFKDIDIYDFTHYLLMVNREPNETNPALNRLIEAVKDMQKESKNAKEASKKSAEKTQKGIKERAFIKQD; from the coding sequence GTGAAGTTACCAAAAGCTTTAAACGAAGCCACCGCAGGAGCGGCTTTAAAGTATCACATTAAAAGAGCGTTAGAAAGAAGCCACACTATAAGCGATTTTAGCAAGCAATTAGAACTAAGCGCTAAAAACTCCCAATTCACCAACAACACGCTTAAAATCATTGAAGAGCTTAATAACGGCGTTAAACAAGCCAGCGATGAACTCAAAGAAGCCACAAAACCGAGTAATCTAGTTAAAAGCATAAGAGAGCAAGATGCGCGCCCTTTTGAGGTCATAAAAGACAAAGAAGCTTTTTTTAAAGACTTGAACCAAAATCTAAACGATAACGCTACCGCCTTGCCTAAAGGCATGAGCGTTGAAGAATTTAAGCAAACTTTAGAGAGCGTTGAAAACAAAGAAAGGTTTTTAGAACATTTACAAACAAGAGAAAACAGCGATGAAAGGTTAAAAGCGCTTAATTTAGTAGAACCAACTCTTAGAGAGCCTCACATTGAAATTTTCACTAAAGATAAAAATAACGCTACAGATAAAAAAGAATATATCAAAGCGTTTAAAGATGAAAACCAAGCGCGCCTATATATGCTAATCACACAAGATAACGATACGATTTTAAGGACTTTTATACCAGATACACCTGAGAGATATGTAAGAAATCATGTAAGAAATGCTGACATTATCCACTCTTTCATTCAGCCGAACAGAACCGCAAATAGCGACGACTTAGAAGCCGTAGTGGTCTATGGAGAGAATACTACTAAAAAACCTCTAACAAGTCAAGAGGATTTACTCAAAACACAAGAAAACGCGCCAAAAAACACGCAAGATTTAAGCCCTCTAGAACTTGCCAAAGCCGAAAAGCTTGCCAAATTAGAAAGCGATCGCATAGAGAGCGAAAAAGAGTTTTTGAAAGCCAAAGAGCAAGAACAAGCACGAAAAGCCGCTTTAAAAAAGAAATTAGAACACGAGCGAGGCAATGCAGGCAACATTGAAAGCCAGACTAAAATAGAAGTTGGAGAAGATATACCAGCACACACGCAAGCGCAAATCCCTAAAAGCCGAGTGAGGTTGAATGAAAGAGAGATTTACGATCTAGATTATGCGATCGTGAAAGCTAAAGACCTAAAACCAAGCTTTACCACAGGCGGAACGCAGAAACGCACCGACATGAACGAAGAACAGATTAAAAGCATTTCAGAGAATTTTGATCCAAAAAAGATATTTGGAAGCGGAGGTTTTGAAGATTTACCGATCATTTTACACGACGGGCAAGTGATCGCAGGAAACCACCGAATCCAAGGCATGCTAAATTTCACGCCTAAAAGCCGTTTTTCTTACGAGAAAGCGATCAAGGAATACTATCATATAGATTTAAAGCCGGACGAGTTGTTAGTGCGCTTGCCTTCTAAACGCTTAAATAATACCGAGATCAACAATTTAGCAGCATCAAGCAATCAAGGACGCTTTAATAGCGAGAGCGATCATGCAATAGCGGTTTTAAGCCACTATGAAAGCAAATTAAAAGAATTAGAAAGCCAATTAAACGCTGATAGCGTCTATTCTTTAAAAAATATCGTTGCTAAAAATCTTAATTTTGATAAGGCTACTCATCCTAATGTAACCGATAGCAACTTGAGTCTTTTGATGTATAACATGCCAAGGACGAAAACGCAAGGCATAGAGCTATTAAACCGCTGGCAGAAAGAATTTTCTAACGACATTAAAAGCTATGAAAAAATAAAAAAAATGTTTGTAGATAACGCCGGGAGTTTTCACAATCTAATCCATGACATGAATTTCCCCAATGTAAGCCTGAACGCTTATTTAAGCGACATAATGGATCGGTCTTTTGCTAATTTAAAGAACTACCAAAGCACGAGCGAGAGCCTGAAAGACTTGAGCGAAAAATTCTATAAAACGAATAGTTTAGAAATGTTTGAAAAGAGCGATCAAGGAATAAGCGATATCAGCGAGATTTTAGGAGGAGCGATCGCAAGGTTTGCGAGGTTTGATGATCCTTCTAAAGCGTTATTTGAAGCCTTAAGAAGCGATAACATTAAAAAAGGTTTGAAAGAATTTAAGATCGCTGATGTTGCAAAGGACATGTTTGATCCTAATAGTAAGGAATTTAAGGACATTGATATTTACGATTTCACGCATTACCTTTTAATGGTTAATAGAGAGCCTAATGAAACTAATCCCGCCTTAAATCGTTTGATTGAAGCCGTAAAGGACATGCAAAAAGAAAGCAAGAACGCCAAAGAAGCAAGCAAAAAGAGTGCAGAGAAGACACAAAAAGGGATTAAGGAACGAGCCTTTATAAAACAAGATTAA
- a CDS encoding pyruvate flavodoxin oxidoreductase subunit gamma codes for MFQIRWHARAGQGAITGAKGLADVISKTGKEVQAFASYGSAKRGAAMMAYNRIDNEPILNHERFMQPDYVLVIDPGLVFIENIFANEKEDTTYIITSYLNKEELFEKKPELKTRKVFLVDCLKISMETLKRPIPNTPMLGALMKVSGMLEIGAFKEAFKKVLGKKLTQEVIDANMLAIQRAYEEVQ; via the coding sequence ATGTTTCAAATTAGATGGCATGCACGAGCGGGTCAAGGCGCTATCACCGGCGCTAAAGGGCTGGCTGATGTGATTTCAAAAACAGGCAAAGAAGTGCAAGCGTTCGCTTCCTATGGTTCAGCTAAAAGGGGGGCTGCTATGATGGCTTATAACCGCATTGATAATGAGCCTATTTTAAACCATGAACGCTTCATGCAGCCTGATTATGTGCTGGTGATTGATCCGGGTTTGGTTTTCATTGAAAACATCTTCGCTAATGAAAAAGAAGACACGACCTATATCATCACTAGCTATCTTAACAAAGAAGAATTGTTTGAAAAAAAACCTGAATTAAAAACCCGTAAGGTGTTTTTAGTGGATTGTTTAAAAATCTCTATGGAAACCTTAAAACGCCCTATCCCTAACACGCCCATGCTAGGGGCGTTAATGAAAGTGTCTGGCATGCTTGAAATCGGGGCTTTTAAAGAAGCTTTTAAGAAAGTTTTAGGCAAAAAACTCACGCAAGAAGTCATTGACGCTAACATGCTCGCTATCCAAAGAGCTTATGAAGAAGTTCAATAA
- a CDS encoding HP1117 family Sel1-like repeat protein: MGYASKLALKICLVGLCLFSSLGAEHLEQKGNYIYKGEEAYNNKEYERAASFYKSAIKNGEPLAYVLLGIMYENGRGVPKDYKKAVEYFQKAVDNDIPRGYNNLGVMYKEGRSVPKDEKKAVEYFRIATEKGYTNAYINLGIMYMEGRGVPSNYAKATECFRKAMHKGNVEAYILLGDIYYSGNDQLGIEPDKDKAIVYYKMAADMSSSRAYEGLSESYRYGLGVEKDKQKAEEYMQKACDFDIDKNCKKKNTSSR; encoded by the coding sequence ATGGGATACGCAAGCAAATTAGCCTTGAAGATTTGTTTGGTAGGTTTGTGTTTATTTAGTTCTCTTGGTGCAGAACACCTTGAACAAAAAGGGAATTATATTTATAAAGGGGAGGAAGCCTATAATAATAAGGAATACGAGCGAGCGGCTTCTTTTTATAAGAGCGCTATTAAAAATGGCGAGCCGCTTGCTTATGTTCTTTTAGGAATCATGTATGAAAATGGTAGGGGTGTGCCTAAAGATTACAAGAAAGCGGTTGAATATTTTCAAAAAGCGGTTGATAACGACATACCTAGAGGGTATAACAATTTAGGCGTGATGTATAAAGAGGGTAGGAGCGTTCCTAAAGATGAAAAGAAAGCCGTGGAATATTTTAGAATAGCTACAGAGAAAGGCTATACTAACGCCTATATAAACTTAGGCATCATGTATATGGAGGGTAGGGGCGTTCCAAGCAACTATGCGAAAGCGACAGAGTGCTTTAGAAAAGCGATGCATAAGGGTAATGTAGAAGCTTATATCCTTTTAGGGGATATTTATTATAGTGGGAATGATCAATTGGGGATTGAGCCAGACAAAGATAAGGCTATTGTCTATTATAAAATGGCGGCTGATATGAGTTCTTCTAGGGCTTATGAAGGGTTATCAGAGTCTTATCGGTATGGGTTAGGCGTGGAAAAAGATAAGCAAAAAGCTGAAGAATACATGCAAAAAGCGTGTGATTTTGACATTGATAAAAATTGTAAGAAAAAGAATACTTCAAGCCGATAA
- the purB gene encoding adenylosuccinate lyase, producing MLERYANEEMKALWNEQTKFETYLEVEKAVVRAWNKLGQIQDSDCEKICSKAAFNLERIKEIEKTTKHDLIAFTTCVAESLGEESRFFHYGITSSDCIDTAMALLMTKSLNLIQKGVKNLYETLKSRALEHKDTLMVGRSHGVFGEPITFGLVLALFADEIKRHLKALDLTMEFISVGAISGAMGNFAHAPLELEELACEFLGLKTANINNQVIQRDRYARLACDLALLASSCEKIAVNIRHLQRSEVYEVEEAFSTGQKGSSAMPHKRNPILSENITGLCRVIRSFTTPMLENVALWHERDMSHSSVERFALPDLFVTSDFMLSRLNSVIENLVVYPKNMLKNLALSGGLVFSQRVLLELPKKGLSREESYSIVQENAMKIWEVLQQGAFKNADGNLFLNALLNDERLKKYLSEDEIKACFDYSYYTKNVGAIFKRVFE from the coding sequence GTGTTAGAACGCTATGCGAATGAAGAAATGAAAGCCCTATGGAATGAGCAAACCAAGTTTGAAACCTATTTAGAAGTGGAAAAAGCTGTCGTTAGGGCGTGGAACAAGCTTGGGCAAATCCAAGATAGCGATTGTGAAAAAATCTGCTCAAAGGCGGCATTCAACCTTGAGCGCATCAAAGAAATTGAAAAAACCACTAAGCATGACTTAATCGCTTTCACCACTTGCGTGGCTGAAAGCCTGGGCGAAGAATCGCGCTTTTTTCATTATGGGATCACTTCTAGCGATTGCATTGATACGGCTATGGCGCTATTGATGACAAAAAGCTTAAATCTCATTCAAAAAGGCGTTAAAAACCTCTATGAAACCCTTAAAAGTAGGGCTTTAGAGCATAAAGACACGCTGATGGTGGGCAGAAGCCATGGGGTGTTTGGCGAACCCATTACTTTTGGCTTAGTGTTAGCCCTTTTTGCTGATGAAATCAAACGGCATTTAAAAGCCTTAGATTTAACGATGGAATTTATTAGCGTGGGAGCGATCAGTGGGGCTATGGGGAATTTCGCGCACGCCCCCTTAGAATTAGAAGAATTAGCGTGCGAATTTTTAGGCTTAAAAACCGCCAACATCAATAATCAAGTCATTCAAAGGGATCGCTACGCTAGGCTTGCATGCGATCTGGCTCTTTTAGCGAGCAGTTGTGAAAAAATCGCTGTCAATATCCGCCATTTGCAACGCAGTGAAGTCTATGAAGTGGAAGAAGCTTTTTCAACAGGGCAAAAAGGAAGCTCGGCGATGCCTCATAAAAGAAACCCCATATTGAGCGAGAATATCACCGGGCTTTGTAGGGTGATTCGCTCTTTTACTACCCCTATGCTAGAAAATGTCGCCTTATGGCATGAAAGGGACATGAGCCATAGCTCTGTGGAGCGTTTTGCATTACCCGATCTGTTTGTTACTAGCGATTTTATGCTCAGCCGCTTGAATAGCGTGATTGAAAATTTGGTGGTTTATCCTAAAAACATGCTTAAAAATTTAGCTTTGAGTGGGGGGCTAGTCTTTTCGCAACGGGTGTTATTGGAATTGCCTAAAAAAGGTTTGAGTAGAGAAGAAAGCTATTCTATCGTGCAAGAAAATGCGATGAAAATATGGGAGGTTTTGCAACAAGGCGCTTTTAAAAATGCTGATGGAAATTTGTTTTTAAACGCCCTACTCAACGATGAACGCTTGAAAAAATATTTGAGCGAGGATGAAATCAAAGCATGTTTTGATTATAGTTATTACACTAAAAATGTGGGGGCGATTTTTAAAAGGGTGTTTGAATAA
- a CDS encoding 4Fe-4S dicluster-binding protein yields MKDWNEFEMGAVLFPFEKNAQSEMEKHNDERHYTEQSYFTTSVAHWRVSKPVHNNSICINCFNCWVYCPDAAILSREGKLKGVDYSHCKGCGVCVDVCPTNPKSLWMFEEQIDPASALTQWPQKQEKKKS; encoded by the coding sequence ATGAAAGATTGGAATGAATTTGAAATGGGAGCGGTGCTCTTCCCTTTTGAAAAAAACGCACAAAGCGAAATGGAAAAACACAATGATGAGCGCCATTACACCGAGCAAAGCTACTTCACCACTTCAGTGGCTCATTGGCGCGTGTCTAAGCCTGTGCATAACAATAGCATTTGCATCAACTGCTTTAATTGTTGGGTTTATTGCCCAGATGCTGCTATTCTTTCAAGAGAGGGCAAGTTAAAAGGCGTGGATTATTCTCATTGTAAAGGCTGTGGCGTGTGTGTGGATGTCTGCCCCACCAACCCTAAATCGCTATGGATGTTTGAAGAACAAATTGATCCTGCTAGCGCTCTCACTCAATGGCCGCAAAAACAAGAAAAGAAAAAATCGTAA
- the uvrB gene encoding excinuclease ABC subunit UvrB, whose amino-acid sequence MPLFDLKSSYPPAGDQPQAIEALTKSLKNNNHYQTLVGVTGSGKTYTMANIIANINKPTLIMSHNKTLCAQLYSEFKAFFPHNRVEYFISHFDYYQPESYIPRRDLFIEKDSSINDDLERLRLSAATSLLGYDDVIVIASVSANYGLGNPEEYLKVMEKIKVGEKRAYKSFLLKLVEMGYSRNEVVFDRGSFRATGECVDIFPAYNDAEFIRIEFFGDEIERIAVFDALEKNEIKRLDSVMLYAASQFAVGSERLNLAIKSIEDELALRLKFFKEQDKMLEYNRLKQRTEHDLEMISATGVCKGIENYARHFTGKAPNETPFCLFDYLGIFEREFLVIVDESHVSLPQFGGMYAGDMSRKSVLVEYGFRLPSALDNRPLKFDEFIHKNCQFLFVSATPNKLELELSQKNVAEQIIRPTGLLDPKFEVRDSDKQVQDLFDEIKLVVARDERVLITTLTKKMAEELCKYYAEWGLKARYMHSEIDAIERNHIIRSLRLKEFDILIGINLLREGLDLPEVSLVAIMDADKEGFLRSETSLIQTMGRAARNANGKVLLYAKKITQSMQKAFEITSYRRAKQEEFNKLHHITPKTVTRALEEELKLRDDEVKIAKALKKDKIPKSEREKIIKELDKKMRECAKNLDFEEAMRLRDEIAKLRTL is encoded by the coding sequence ATGCCTTTATTTGATTTAAAAAGCTCTTACCCACCAGCAGGCGATCAGCCTCAAGCCATAGAAGCCTTAACGAAAAGCTTGAAAAATAACAACCATTATCAAACTTTAGTGGGGGTTACAGGGAGCGGTAAAACTTATACGATGGCTAATATCATCGCTAATATCAACAAACCCACTCTGATCATGAGCCATAATAAGACCTTATGCGCACAGCTCTATAGCGAGTTTAAGGCGTTTTTCCCGCATAATAGAGTGGAGTATTTTATCTCCCACTTTGACTACTACCAGCCTGAAAGCTATATCCCTAGAAGGGATTTATTCATTGAAAAAGACAGCTCTATTAATGATGATTTAGAGCGTTTGAGATTGAGTGCGGCCACCTCACTTTTAGGTTATGATGATGTGATCGTGATAGCGAGCGTTTCGGCTAATTATGGTTTGGGTAACCCTGAAGAATATTTAAAAGTCATGGAAAAAATCAAAGTGGGCGAGAAGCGCGCTTATAAGAGCTTTTTACTCAAGCTAGTAGAAATGGGTTATAGCCGTAATGAAGTGGTGTTTGATAGGGGGAGTTTTAGAGCGACCGGAGAATGCGTGGATATTTTCCCCGCTTATAATGACGCTGAATTTATCAGGATTGAATTTTTTGGCGATGAGATAGAAAGGATTGCTGTCTTTGACGCTTTAGAAAAAAATGAAATCAAGCGCTTGGATTCTGTCATGCTTTATGCGGCCAGTCAGTTTGCTGTAGGGAGTGAGAGGTTGAATTTAGCCATTAAAAGCATTGAAGATGAACTCGCTCTAAGATTGAAATTTTTTAAAGAGCAGGATAAAATGCTTGAATACAACCGCCTCAAACAACGCACCGAGCATGATTTAGAAATGATTAGTGCAACCGGTGTGTGTAAGGGCATTGAAAATTACGCGCGCCATTTTACAGGCAAAGCCCCTAATGAAACGCCTTTTTGTTTGTTTGATTATTTAGGGATATTTGAGCGGGAGTTTTTAGTCATTGTGGATGAAAGCCATGTGAGTTTGCCGCAGTTTGGGGGGATGTATGCAGGGGATATGAGCAGGAAAAGCGTTTTAGTGGAATATGGTTTTAGATTGCCTAGCGCTTTAGACAATCGCCCTTTAAAATTTGATGAATTTATCCATAAAAATTGCCAGTTCCTTTTTGTGTCCGCCACGCCCAATAAGCTAGAATTAGAGCTTTCTCAAAAGAATGTCGCTGAGCAAATCATTCGCCCTACAGGGCTTTTAGACCCTAAATTTGAAGTGCGAGACAGCGATAAGCAAGTCCAGGATTTATTTGATGAAATCAAGTTAGTGGTGGCTAGAGATGAAAGGGTGCTCATCACCACGCTCACTAAAAAAATGGCAGAAGAATTGTGCAAATATTATGCTGAATGGGGCTTGAAGGCGCGTTACATGCATAGTGAAATTGATGCGATTGAAAGGAATCACATCATCCGCTCTTTAAGGCTTAAAGAATTTGACATTTTAATAGGGATCAATCTTTTAAGAGAAGGGCTGGATTTGCCTGAAGTCTCTTTAGTAGCGATCATGGATGCGGATAAAGAAGGGTTTTTAAGGAGTGAAACAAGCCTCATTCAAACCATGGGGCGAGCCGCTAGAAACGCTAATGGCAAGGTTTTATTATACGCTAAAAAAATCACTCAAAGCATGCAAAAAGCCTTTGAAATTACGAGCTACAGGCGCGCTAAGCAAGAAGAATTTAATAAACTTCATCATATCACCCCCAAAACCGTTACTCGTGCTTTAGAAGAGGAATTGAAATTAAGAGACGATGAGGTTAAAATCGCTAAAGCCTTAAAAAAGGACAAAATCCCTAAAAGCGAAAGGGAAAAGATCATTAAAGAACTGGATAAAAAAATGCGAGAATGCGCGAAAAATTTGGATTTTGAAGAAGCGATGCGTTTGAGAGACGAAATCGCTAAATTAAGAACGCTTTAA